In Mycobacterium gallinarum, a single window of DNA contains:
- a CDS encoding EamA family transporter codes for MTTNQARTGAFMALGSMLCVQLGLAIAVTLIDDIGVEGAAWLRLAWAGILLLLIVRPKRSAFTRSSFLMCVVLGVVTAAITLLFMAALDRIPLGTASAIEFLGPLCVAVAHGKGRHRFVWPGLAAVGVVLLTQPWAGVIDPVGVLFALSAAVCWATYILLTQRVGDQVAGISGLAVSMPVAGLVATATVGPAVFERMTLEILLIGIGLAILLPVVPFALELLALRRLTTAAFGTLMALEPAFAMIVGLIVLHQMPGIAGAVGITVVVAAGIGAARSGARTPSPVPAEVNS; via the coding sequence GTGACCACAAACCAGGCGCGCACCGGGGCCTTCATGGCGTTGGGTTCGATGCTCTGCGTCCAGTTGGGTCTTGCGATCGCGGTGACGCTGATCGACGACATCGGAGTCGAAGGCGCGGCGTGGCTGCGGCTGGCGTGGGCCGGCATCCTGCTGCTGCTCATTGTGCGGCCGAAGCGTTCGGCGTTCACCCGGTCGAGCTTTCTGATGTGCGTCGTGCTCGGCGTGGTCACTGCGGCCATCACGCTGCTGTTCATGGCGGCCCTGGACCGGATTCCGCTGGGCACGGCCAGCGCCATCGAGTTCCTCGGCCCGCTGTGCGTCGCGGTGGCTCATGGCAAGGGCAGGCACCGCTTCGTGTGGCCGGGCCTCGCCGCGGTCGGCGTGGTGTTGCTGACCCAGCCCTGGGCGGGCGTCATTGACCCCGTCGGTGTCCTGTTCGCGCTCAGCGCGGCGGTGTGCTGGGCCACCTACATCCTGCTGACCCAGCGCGTCGGCGATCAGGTCGCGGGCATCAGCGGACTCGCGGTGTCGATGCCCGTCGCCGGCCTGGTGGCCACCGCGACGGTCGGACCCGCGGTGTTCGAGCGGATGACGCTCGAAATCCTCCTGATCGGCATCGGTCTCGCGATCCTGCTGCCGGTGGTGCCGTTCGCGCTGGAACTGTTGGCGCTACGCCGCTTGACGACGGCCGCGTTCGGCACGCTGATGGCGCTCGAGCCCGCGTTCGCGATGATCGTCGGCCTCATCGTGCTGCATCAGATGCCCGGTATCGCGGGGGCGGTCGGGATCACCGTCGTGGTGGCGGCCGGGATCGGCGCCGCCCGTAGTGGGGCGCGCACGCCGTCGCCCGTGCCCGCCGAGGTGAACTCCTAG
- a CDS encoding ABC transporter permease, which produces MTVAAIQSATSPKPAKTVKGNPRWGDLLLRVVAGLVLLYLFLPIFVIILFSFNKPAGKFNYTWQGFTLENWADPFKFPPLTEALILSLEVAAISTAVALVLGTLVAIALVRQRWRGQKAVDTFLILPLTAPEVVMGAALLTLFLDFGWAAGYTTILIAHIAFEVSFIAMTVRARVRGFDWTLEDASMDLGASPLRTFFKVTLPLIIPGIVAAAMLSFALSLDDFIITYFVSGSTVTYPLYVNAAVKAAVPPQINVLATAILVISLILLAAGTLLRRKRFEG; this is translated from the coding sequence ATGACCGTTGCCGCCATCCAGTCGGCCACCAGCCCGAAACCGGCGAAGACCGTCAAGGGCAATCCGCGGTGGGGCGATCTCCTGCTGCGGGTGGTCGCCGGCTTGGTGCTGCTCTACTTGTTCCTGCCGATCTTCGTGATCATCCTGTTCTCGTTCAACAAACCCGCAGGCAAGTTCAACTACACCTGGCAGGGTTTCACGCTGGAAAACTGGGCCGACCCGTTCAAGTTTCCACCGCTGACCGAAGCGCTGATTTTGAGTCTCGAGGTCGCGGCCATTTCGACCGCGGTCGCGTTGGTGCTCGGAACCTTGGTGGCGATCGCGCTGGTTCGGCAACGGTGGCGGGGGCAGAAGGCCGTCGACACCTTCCTGATCCTTCCGCTGACCGCTCCGGAAGTCGTGATGGGTGCCGCGCTGCTGACGCTGTTCCTCGACTTCGGTTGGGCCGCGGGATACACGACGATCCTTATTGCACACATCGCCTTCGAGGTCAGCTTCATCGCGATGACCGTGCGGGCGCGGGTCCGTGGCTTTGATTGGACCCTGGAGGATGCCTCGATGGATCTCGGCGCCAGCCCCTTGCGTACGTTCTTCAAAGTGACGTTGCCGCTGATCATTCCGGGCATCGTTGCCGCGGCGATGTTGTCGTTCGCGCTGTCGCTGGACGACTTCATCATCACGTATTTCGTCAGCGGATCCACGGTGACGTATCCGTTGTATGTGAACGCGGCAGTCAAGGCCGCGGTGCCGCCTCAGATCAACGTGCTCGCGACCGCGATCCTGGTGATCAGCCTCATTCTGCTGGCAGCAGGAACACTGCTGCGACGCAAGAGGTTCGAGGGCTGA
- a CDS encoding DUF6400 family protein translates to MRADLEFAYDLTLDEARRRATVLEAIGDEWDPVAVMTEEQRAEEMLYSDLDDEQQRIYDDLVRAGVLPDRKVIHAAD, encoded by the coding sequence ATGAGGGCCGACCTCGAATTCGCGTATGACCTGACGCTCGACGAGGCGCGACGCCGCGCCACAGTCCTCGAGGCGATCGGTGACGAGTGGGATCCCGTAGCTGTCATGACCGAGGAACAGCGGGCGGAAGAAATGTTGTATTCCGATCTCGACGACGAACAGCAACGGATCTACGACGATCTTGTTCGCGCTGGCGTCCTGCCTGATCGGAAAGTGATCCATGCTGCCGATTGA
- a CDS encoding RNA-guided endonuclease InsQ/TnpB family protein has product MSRFRLVPTPEQEQELLAHCRDARYVWNLAVEQQRHWQPGRKAPGYLEQAAQLTEARAEYSWLRAGSQTAQQQALRDFTQAMKYFFNGTHRRPTWRKAGVHEGFRQVGLRPHHVEKLNRRFGRVWIPKVGWVRFRLSRPVPVGVKSYRVTRDRAGRWHIAFAHIPDPVAGPRDGSVVGIDRGVAVSAALSTGELLRAPNLTSGEAKRLKVLQRRLARAKPCSNRRGKTKRAIAKLRARERDRRKDWVEKTTTDLARCFDVIRIEALDVRAMTRSARGTVEQPGARVAQKRGLNRAISQNGWGLLATRLQHKAFGRVEQILAAYTSQRCSECGHVAPENRKSQAVFECQACNAGQCNADVNAARNIAAGRAVTARGDLARRRSANREPQLATPAA; this is encoded by the coding sequence ATGTCGCGGTTCCGATTGGTGCCGACTCCGGAGCAGGAGCAGGAGCTGTTGGCTCATTGCCGGGATGCGCGGTACGTCTGGAATTTGGCGGTGGAGCAGCAGCGGCATTGGCAGCCGGGGCGCAAGGCTCCCGGCTATCTGGAACAGGCTGCGCAGTTGACCGAGGCACGGGCCGAGTATTCGTGGCTTCGTGCTGGGAGTCAGACGGCGCAGCAGCAGGCGCTGCGAGATTTCACACAAGCGATGAAGTACTTCTTTAACGGCACGCATCGTCGCCCGACATGGCGTAAAGCCGGTGTGCACGAGGGGTTTCGACAGGTCGGCTTGAGACCGCATCACGTCGAGAAGCTGAACCGTCGTTTCGGTCGGGTCTGGATTCCCAAGGTGGGGTGGGTGCGGTTTCGGCTGTCGCGCCCGGTGCCAGTCGGTGTCAAGTCCTACCGGGTAACGCGAGATCGGGCCGGCCGCTGGCATATCGCGTTCGCACACATTCCAGACCCGGTCGCCGGGCCGCGCGACGGGAGTGTGGTCGGAATTGACCGCGGCGTTGCTGTGTCGGCCGCCCTGTCCACCGGCGAACTGCTGCGTGCCCCGAATCTGACGTCGGGCGAAGCGAAGCGGTTGAAGGTATTGCAGCGGCGGCTCGCCCGGGCCAAGCCATGCTCCAACCGTCGCGGAAAGACGAAACGGGCGATCGCCAAGCTGAGAGCCCGTGAGAGGGACCGACGTAAGGACTGGGTCGAGAAAACGACGACTGACCTCGCGCGGTGCTTCGACGTGATCAGAATCGAAGCCCTTGACGTGCGGGCGATGACGCGCTCCGCGCGCGGCACCGTCGAACAACCTGGCGCGCGAGTCGCCCAAAAGCGTGGACTTAACCGCGCGATCAGCCAAAACGGTTGGGGGCTCCTCGCCACACGTTTGCAGCACAAGGCTTTTGGCCGGGTCGAGCAGATCCTGGCCGCATACACGTCGCAACGCTGTTCCGAATGCGGGCACGTCGCACCCGAGAACCGCAAGAGCCAAGCGGTCTTCGAGTGCCAAGCCTGCAACGCTGGACAGTGCAACGCCGACGTCAATGCTGCACGCAACATCGCCGCCGGACGGGCGGTGACAGCACGGGGAGACCTCGCCAGAAGGCGGTCTGCGAACCGTGAACCTCAACTCGCTACTCCTGCCGCATAG
- a CDS encoding LysR family transcriptional regulator, whose amino-acid sequence MDTRRLQLLLSLSRLGSMRAVADAHHLTTSTVSQQIAALARETGAQLIEPDGRRVRLTPAGLRLADHAVTILAAIDSARLDLDPDAEPSGTVRVGGFATGIRVSLLPIVADLAAQYPDVNLVISEYEPIEAFALLTDDDLDLALTYDYNLAPASPNQVLQTEALWSITWGLAVPSTYPDGPADIAAFADQTWIVNSRNTADETAVRTLASLAGFAPRIAHEIDSLDLVEDLIVAGFGVGLLPMGRPTSRGVKVLPLPTPEAVLTAYAVTRRGRADWPPLRAVLDRMRPPPGQALPRPRWPRPEAGG is encoded by the coding sequence GTGGACACCCGGCGGCTCCAACTCCTCCTGTCGCTCTCCCGTCTGGGCTCGATGCGGGCGGTGGCCGATGCGCACCACCTGACGACATCGACGGTGTCGCAGCAGATCGCCGCGCTCGCCAGGGAGACGGGAGCACAGCTGATCGAGCCCGACGGCCGTCGGGTGCGGCTGACTCCCGCCGGGCTGCGACTGGCTGACCACGCCGTCACGATCCTCGCAGCGATCGACAGCGCCCGACTGGATCTCGATCCCGACGCCGAGCCGTCGGGCACGGTGCGCGTGGGCGGATTTGCCACCGGCATCCGGGTGTCGCTGCTGCCGATCGTGGCCGACCTCGCCGCACAGTACCCGGACGTGAACTTGGTGATCAGCGAGTACGAACCCATCGAAGCCTTCGCATTGCTGACCGACGACGATCTGGATCTGGCACTCACCTACGACTACAACCTGGCTCCTGCCTCGCCAAACCAGGTGCTTCAGACCGAGGCGCTCTGGTCGATCACGTGGGGGCTGGCTGTCCCCTCGACGTATCCCGACGGACCCGCGGATATCGCGGCCTTCGCGGACCAGACGTGGATTGTCAACTCCCGCAACACAGCTGACGAGACCGCTGTTCGCACCTTGGCGTCGCTCGCCGGTTTCGCGCCGCGCATCGCGCACGAGATCGACAGCTTGGACCTTGTCGAAGACCTGATCGTGGCGGGGTTCGGGGTCGGTCTGTTGCCCATGGGGCGACCGACCAGTCGAGGTGTGAAGGTGCTGCCGCTGCCTACGCCCGAAGCAGTGCTGACCGCGTACGCGGTGACACGCCGTGGCCGCGCCGATTGGCCACCGCTGCGAGCCGTGCTGGACCGGATGCGGCCACCGCCGGGACAGGCGCTGCCTCGGCCGCGCTGGCCTCGCCCCGAAGCGGGCGGCTAG
- a CDS encoding MBL fold metallo-hydrolase — protein MNYTWEQLADNVVRCRLPFLDVTVGVIWGRLGAALIDSGSTLTEARAIRADVEQMTGREVSHVVLTHHHFDHVLGSSAFDGAAVYCAPAAATSMTDHSERLRSEALQYGAKPREVDEAVGALRRPQHEVESDVIDLGDRVLSISHLGRGHTDHDLVAVVEGAERRVVFCGDLIEESDDPAIDGGSDTAAWPGTLERLLEAGGQHAVYIPGHGATVDAGFVRCQQRWLANRVTKSDPRL, from the coding sequence GTGAACTACACGTGGGAACAGCTGGCGGACAACGTGGTCCGATGTCGCCTGCCGTTCCTTGACGTGACGGTCGGGGTGATCTGGGGACGGCTGGGCGCCGCGCTGATCGACTCCGGATCCACCTTGACCGAAGCTCGGGCGATCCGCGCCGATGTCGAGCAGATGACGGGCCGCGAGGTGAGCCACGTCGTGTTGACTCACCACCATTTCGACCATGTCCTGGGATCTTCGGCCTTCGACGGTGCCGCCGTGTATTGCGCGCCCGCGGCCGCGACGAGCATGACCGACCACTCGGAGCGCTTGCGCTCAGAGGCCCTGCAGTACGGCGCGAAACCGCGCGAGGTCGACGAGGCTGTCGGTGCGTTGCGGCGACCACAGCACGAGGTGGAATCGGACGTCATCGATCTCGGCGACCGTGTGCTTTCCATCAGTCATCTGGGCCGCGGCCACACCGACCACGACCTGGTCGCGGTCGTCGAGGGCGCCGAACGCCGCGTTGTCTTCTGCGGCGATCTCATCGAAGAGTCCGACGATCCTGCGATCGACGGTGGCTCCGATACCGCGGCATGGCCGGGCACTCTAGAACGACTGCTCGAAGCCGGCGGCCAGCACGCCGTCTACATACCCGGTCACGGCGCGACGGTGGATGCCGGTTTCGTGCGCTGCCAACAGCGGTGGCTCGCGAACCGTGTGACGAAGTCAGATCCGAGACTGTGA
- the xylB gene encoding xylulokinase, whose protein sequence is MALVAGIDSSTQSCKVVICDADSGAVVRSASSPHPDGTEVDPRWWWSALQETITAAGGLDDVSAVSVGAQQHGMVCLDGAGAVVRNALLWNDTRSSAAADELVAELGAQEWAKRIGVVPVAAITVAKLRWLADHEPAHADATAAVCLPHDWLTWRLSGSTDIADLRTDRSDASGTGYYSSEAGTYQLDLLETAMRGRRPHVPTVLGPAQEAGRTSTGAVLGPGAGDNAGAALGLGAEPGDCVVSLGTSGVVSAVGDVAPHDPDGIVAGFADATGRQLPLVCTLNGAPVLAAVATMLGVDFDELDRLAMSAEPGAGGLTLVPYFEGERSPNLPSAAGAMHGMTTRNLNAANIARAAVEGLLSSMAYCIDRITEHGVDVNRIILVGGGARSGAVRHIASALLGAPVHVPTPAEYVALGAARQAAWTLAQDDSPPAWSLGITKTYTAAPTPHVLDQYRAAQPLTLGQ, encoded by the coding sequence GTGGCCCTCGTCGCTGGCATCGACTCATCCACCCAGTCCTGCAAGGTCGTCATCTGCGACGCCGACAGCGGTGCGGTCGTCCGCTCGGCCAGCTCGCCGCACCCGGACGGCACCGAAGTCGATCCGCGGTGGTGGTGGTCGGCTCTGCAGGAGACGATCACGGCCGCGGGAGGCCTCGATGACGTGTCGGCGGTCTCGGTCGGTGCCCAGCAGCACGGCATGGTGTGTCTCGACGGTGCGGGCGCCGTCGTACGAAATGCCCTGCTGTGGAACGACACCCGATCGAGTGCCGCCGCCGACGAGCTGGTGGCCGAGCTGGGCGCTCAAGAGTGGGCAAAGCGCATCGGCGTGGTCCCCGTCGCCGCGATCACCGTGGCCAAACTGCGTTGGCTCGCCGATCACGAACCCGCGCATGCCGATGCGACGGCCGCGGTGTGCTTGCCGCACGACTGGCTGACCTGGCGGCTGAGCGGTTCGACTGACATCGCCGATCTGCGCACCGATCGAAGCGACGCGAGCGGAACCGGCTACTACTCATCGGAGGCCGGCACCTATCAGCTCGACCTGCTCGAAACGGCGATGCGAGGTCGACGACCCCACGTCCCGACGGTGCTCGGCCCTGCCCAGGAGGCGGGGCGGACGTCGACCGGCGCGGTGCTCGGGCCCGGTGCCGGGGACAACGCGGGGGCGGCCCTTGGACTGGGCGCCGAGCCCGGTGATTGCGTGGTCTCACTGGGCACGTCGGGTGTCGTGAGCGCGGTGGGTGACGTGGCGCCGCACGATCCCGACGGGATCGTGGCGGGCTTCGCCGATGCAACCGGGCGCCAGTTGCCGCTTGTCTGCACGCTCAACGGCGCCCCGGTACTTGCCGCGGTAGCCACCATGCTCGGCGTGGACTTCGACGAGTTGGACCGGTTGGCGATGTCGGCGGAGCCCGGTGCCGGTGGGTTGACGCTGGTGCCGTATTTCGAGGGTGAACGGTCACCGAACCTGCCGTCGGCCGCGGGGGCGATGCACGGGATGACCACCCGAAACCTCAACGCCGCCAATATTGCCCGCGCCGCCGTGGAAGGCCTGCTCAGCTCGATGGCCTACTGCATCGACAGAATCACCGAACACGGCGTCGACGTCAATCGCATCATCCTGGTAGGCGGGGGAGCGCGGTCGGGGGCGGTGCGTCACATCGCGTCCGCACTGTTGGGGGCACCTGTACATGTGCCCACACCCGCGGAGTACGTCGCGCTGGGCGCCGCTCGCCAGGCGGCATGGACACTCGCGCAAGACGACTCGCCGCCGGCATGGTCGTTGGGGATCACGAAAACCTACACGGCAGCCCCGACACCGCACGTCCTCGATCAGTACCGCGCCGCGCAACCGTTGACGCTTGGGCAGTGA
- a CDS encoding DUF6328 family protein: MTSEHPGTDEGRGERDETEAERLDRNWSSLLQELRVAQTGVQLLTGFLLILPFQPRFADLDVVMRIVYLVTVGCSLGATVLLVAPVSMHRVLFRRHRLETLVAVSHRYAEVGIMLLGIALSGVAVVIFDSVVGRTGAWIAGGCTLVALIVFWYALPLRDRDLRNATY; this comes from the coding sequence GTGACCAGCGAACATCCCGGCACCGACGAGGGGCGTGGGGAGCGCGACGAAACGGAAGCCGAACGGCTGGATCGCAACTGGTCGAGTCTGTTGCAGGAATTGCGAGTGGCCCAGACCGGCGTTCAGTTGCTCACCGGGTTCCTGCTCATCCTGCCGTTTCAGCCGCGCTTCGCCGACCTGGATGTCGTGATGCGCATCGTCTATTTGGTGACGGTCGGTTGTTCGCTCGGCGCGACAGTGCTGCTGGTCGCGCCCGTCAGCATGCATCGCGTGCTCTTCCGTCGGCACCGACTCGAGACGTTGGTCGCGGTCTCCCATAGATACGCCGAAGTCGGCATCATGCTGCTGGGCATAGCGCTGTCCGGAGTCGCTGTGGTGATCTTCGACAGCGTGGTCGGCAGAACCGGCGCCTGGATCGCCGGTGGTTGCACACTGGTGGCGCTGATCGTGTTCTGGTACGCGCTGCCTCTGCGGGACAGGGACCTGCGGAACGCCACCTATTGA